aaaaaatctcaaaccataaaaatcattttagcTTTGATCAAACAGGAAAGttcttaaattgaaaaattttttttatctaaataaattttgttaaaaaaattttctcttagaattaagtaaatttttttatcagaatagacaaaattaaaaaataatacaatatttactacagaaaattaattatgtgttataatttataatgaaataaaaaaaattgtttttattatcaaagagcaaaaatttaatgtcaaaatATTCAGTAACTTTTTGTGTGACGtgctgacaaaaaaaaaagtttttaaggtctagcataaattaaaataaacgaCTAAACGAATTACGGTAACAAACCGTCTGAAGTTCACCTCATATGCCAGATAAGAAGATACTCCACAGCATGAGGTCCTCTCAGaatcttattcttattatatACCCAACAGTTTATTTACCCCCTGCGTACACCCACTCGTTGTACTCATACTGTACTTATTGTCCGTCAAACAATGATGCGTGTACTTAAAACTCAGATTttacaacaacaataatgatattatAGCTCAGTATAATagataatatataatgtataaaattaaatataatatataaaatttattaaacgaaagtaatctttaattattattatagcagTATTCTCACGCGATAAATACTTATATGTGTATATTAATTCACGGTTGactgataatttaaaaaactaataagtGGTACAGATACTGCGGTGAGGAGCACAGATAATCGGATTATGTTGTCTcgcgttatttttaattccggCTGCAATTAATACCTGCCGTAACGCGATATATCGCACTGACGAATCTCGAGCGAAACTCAAACGCACAGAATAACCGCATGGGGATTGAGATAAAAGTATAAATGTGAGAGAAAAAGGAGTAAGATGCTGAACAACAAGAATAAAACGGAGACGGAAACTAAGgaggtttaaaaatttatatcaagaGTTGAGgatgcaataaaataaaaaaaaaaaaagaatatgaTACTTCTGGATATTAAATGATGCCGCGTTGGGTATAAAGGATAATTGGAATACTCAAAACAGTTTGTCGGGCTTGATAATAAAGTTGCTGGgagtaattattcataaaattaattattatgcaaaaaaaatgcaCTTTTACTAGCAATATGGATTTTTAGTAATGATTACgtgtgtaataatttttataaaaatgtggCGTGatgataatcataataatttttttttttttgtatttggTCGATATCCATTACACAGTTGGCGATATTACCAGTGAAGATAATTATTGTAGATATAATggaatatatattatacactGCATTGTacgtagaaaaaatattagttaATGTTAGGTAAGTTAGAGATGTGCACGCCAACAAATTCAATGGAGGCTTTGCTGCCGATTTTCGTTTTAGACTGGATATTTTGTTTTGGAGTGATccattatgaaaaattaaaaattacaaatttatgttcttttatatattcaattattacagtaattttatacaattttttcctattttacTCGATATTCGCCAATGAAGCAATGGCTATTCGAAGTAGCACtatgatttttattgtaagcATAACAAATTTGACGGTAATGTTTATCAATATTGTCATCGgttggatttttaaaaatgtaagtacagataaatttataatataaaataattcgcTGTATTTTATGCTTATGAgtaattaaaatgtttattttagaAAGCTGTAAGGCttactgaaaatattttaaaagtcgACGACACTCTCAATAGTTTTGGAATTTCAATCAAGGTTAAACGTGAATTTCGTTTTGCTATAATAATAGCAGTTTTTTGGACATTggttattgttttaatcgatcTACTAATAATAATGGAATTTAATCAGTTTTATATAATACTACGTGTATTTATAGTGTCACATGCAtattttgtgaatttattaattgaccTTAGATTTTTTCTGATGGTAAGACACATGTGGTTGCGGTTCAAAAACATTAACAAAGCACTCAAAGAAAAACTTGAAtcaaatactaaaaatttaaaattagcaaaaaaGAGTGATAGGTGGGCTATCCTTATTCAAATCGATCGTGAGTTAGACCCAACTGAACTTATTCATAAAATCaggtaaatttttatgatagtcttcatcaattattatttaattagttaaacaAACatgtttttattcttattatagaTGTGTACATATCGAATTAGAAgaactgtgttttgaaataacaaaagtatATGGAACTTCAATTGTTTTAACAATGATTGGAAAATTTATTCTGATTACTGGTTTCATGTTCCAAGAAGTTGCAACTTTAGGAAATCGATCTATAATTGACCATACCAAAATACCCTATACGATTATATTCTTAACTTGGTTTTTGCCGTCAGCCTTCACATTTATCTCTATTAATTACGTTTGCGAACAGACTATTGAAGAAGTATTATTAATGTATTCATCATTTGTCGTTAAaacaataacaaataaatttatttttcgttCCAGTGGAAACAAACTAAAGAAATACTTGCAAGATTTGAGCTTGAATCCAAAGATCTTAAGCTTCAGGAGGAAATCCGCAACTTCTCGAGCCAAACACAAAAAAACTCTTTAAAGTTCTCACCGTGTGGATTATTTGATCTTGGTTCTTATTTTATCACAGATGTgagtttaaaattcaaatattacaCAAGTCATAATTATTAACGATAATGCATTTGTTTACAGTTTGTTGCAGCTGTAATGACGTACTTAATTATAGCaatccaaacttttttaagttCGAAAAATTAGaacagtcaaaaaaattacaaaaaaagtataatGATTGACTTTCAATTTGAATCATTACATTTCttatacactaaaaaaaaaagttaacttaaatcaagtaaaatttatttaaaccaagaaaaatttcttggtttaagaatttttctacttaaatgaagaaaatggtcttaaaaatgatttattgatttaagtaaatttttttttctgtgcagtaattagaaaaaatatattagtgTTCGATTTATCGtttgatgaataataaaattgtttcataaataatctacatattgaattttatactaATTGTAATTTGTAGCACctaatgattataattaaagttttcaattttaactaaaatgtAACAGTATTatccatttaattttataaaaaaaaaaaaatagtattataattcaagtgattattttattttatcggaaaaaacgaaaactggAAAAGCATCCTGAATTTCAGCTTCTTAATTAGACACCGAATGATGAAGGTAGAAACACCgctagtaattataataaagataTTTTCTTGTAAAGACTtaatataaagataaaatatataggaaaaagaaatgaataaaaactaaaacacTACATGTGTGCAATAGTGGAAGAAACACGAGTAGCGACACTAGCACTAGTACAAGGACCGGTCGTCAAGAGAGGAGAAGAGGAATAGAATGAAATGGAATGGAATGGAAGAGTTGTAGCTGTGGATCTTGAGATACTAAAAGagaactgaaaaatattctcttGAGCATGTAATGGCtgagtatatataatatgtacatatatatactttaCACAGAGACTGAGCTGGAGTCCTGCCAAGAGATTGCTGTCGAGCATTCACGGCGTTCGGTATTATATGTACAGTAATAGTAGTGCAAGATCCACGGACTAGACTGAAACTTGTGAAGGAACAAGATAGAGAGCGAGACATGAGAGCAGGAGCCAGTGGGTCTATTCAAATCAAACATCAACCTTACACGAGAGATTTATAATCGCGTGGACTACTCGCCCGGTGAATAAAAGATTTATCGTTTGTTTGAATTTCTGTATTACCAACTCCTCAATCTCATCATTGTGCCTATCATgtcattgattatttatttattatttattaccggGTATGTCTTACAGTTATTCATTTTCTCATATTCGCTgtcgataaattttaattgaagattcCGTATTACGACTGCTAATTTAacgagtttattttatttttatttataataaatattatttaataagcataaatataattaaaatgagcCGATGTGGTCCTTCGTCAATTTTATGAGAGTATATTTACTTTTGagtaaagaaatttattactttttttaatagcgACAAACTTAAACTGCAAAACTTCAACACTATCACTTTTGCACGCTGATTGCCAGCTTTAGCTTAGGGTtcacaataaaaatgaaaatttacgaGCACGCGTGGCGGATTGTCTGCCAACGCAGCGGAGCTCTATCAAAGAGAAACCTCCATAATCTTTCCATAATAAGACATAACGATCTTACGAATACATCACTTTTAATtatagttttatatttttttacactactaaatttaattaaattagaaaataatatattctttttattcttttgagataaaaattttataaagtaatcGTGAACAGATTTCGAGAAAAATTGTTGTGTCTTGATTTTTGGAGATATGATGCAATCAATTAAATCTTCAATTATTGATTTTGTGATAACAAGATGCATAAAAGTAAATAGTTTTGTAATTAACtcaaaagaaaaaactaaatttattttctatatcactaataaaaaaaatctctacATGAGTTgtgtagaaaataaataaataaataaattctgaaGAGTAGTAAGTTCCGCATACGTGATCATCTCACGTGCTCACGCATTTTTATTCAGAGTAGAGTTTTCCCATCAAGAATAAAATACTTAGCACCTACATCGCAACATCGCAAGCGATTACTCAAGAATAAAAGATTAAAGATGtgttgagaaaaataaaaatgacatgtaataataatgataatgatgatagtTGTAGCAGTAGCCGTGGTTGTAATGAAATAAGGAATAGGAGTAGGTATACAGAGTGTAAAATGTTATGCAGAGATAAAGAGAATCCAAGACAAGTGTCTTAAAGTTTTCTCGTGCGGTACTAAGTGGAGCTGATATGGCTCCTCCTGATGAGTCGGCATTGCCTGGGTATGGACAAAAAGACTGTCTGAGATGTCCTGGAAGAGCAAGAGCCACACACTAGTCTGTAATTATTGCCCGGTGACCGTGGGAATTGAATGACGAGTTTTATTTATCGTACTCTTTACGTCTCTTAAAAGAGGAACAAAAAatcagtaataaaaataaatataaataaataaagataataaaaaaggagGAGTCAAAATAAGGAGTGTAGAAAGAGAAGCAGagaggaataaaaataaaagtggcTTCTTTAACCTGTTTGAAAAGGAAGCAGCACACAAGTTAGTCAGACACGTACCGTTTTCGCCGCGATCTTTCTTCCCTTTTATACTCACACGTGCTCTACGCCTTTATGCTGGATGTCGAAGCATTATATTCCCTGTCCCAATGTCGTGCGTACAACCCTCTAATTTAAATCTCCGAGATTGCTTAAAAGTGAATTACATTCCGTGTGTGAAACACACACGTCAtctaaattgaattttaagtcgttttcatttttttttatcagatttttttgttttgatgcaactgtgaaaaatattaatcgataaaaatcgGAGAAGAAAAACTTTTAGATGTGAATAAACTATTGaattcatgaaaaatatttttcaatggttaaaatcattatcattaattttttaggaaaattgaaatattttaattagtttcgTAACTAAAAGTTTTGATATAGATAAATAGTATGGCtctttttttactaattttttgtataaatccatactgtcattattttttaaaacgattattaaattaaacattttctaattacaaaaaaaaatgttgcaaaaatatatacaGTTATTCATGTTCATGTATTTTTGTTGGTTTTTCAGGTTGCTATGCAAATTATAGATATTACAGACAAGTGAGATAGTAATACCatttctgaaattaaaaacaacACCGTGCTCTTCACATGCAGTACATAATtgcaaacaaataaacaatcGACACGTAGCTAAACTAGGCACTCATCCAGTTGAGGGGatgaatcaataaaataaattttaaggccGACGCTAGCAACAAAATAAAGTATTAGTCCTCTTCAGGACATGGAAAAGACAATAACGTAAAATATATAGCGAACTAACGTGCATTTTCTAGAAattgtgtaaattttttttaaactttattttttttatagtttatttaacaaaaaatcagCTCAATTATATTTAAGAGGTTCCtttataattagttttaataaaaaaaaaaatagttatgtggaataaaaaaattatttggtgGCTGTTACTAGTACATACGTTCAATGAAATTGGAGGGTTTCTTCCGTTATTGAATTCAagaaattctgtaaattttgACAAACATCAACAATTGGTAACTATGCTTTTTttgttaagtttttttttgagtatttaatttttctagttttaatTGTAACTCTCATTACTCTTTTTTCATATGAGTTTTGtacgattaattttattttatcaattttttttttcattcaaaaaaaatttatttcgtatAAATTTCGAgcttgttttatttaattctgatGATATTCCATTAATTTTGtagtatataaatttttcataattgaTTTCTCGTTTAATTCACTTTTTTCtgactatttattaattatattattaacaaataataattaacaggGACAATTGATTAAAATGTGTTTCTCAAACCGCATGAACCCCTTGGTGCTCACTGAAAACTTGATCGATATAATAGACCAACAATCACGAGAGTCAATGCAATCGTCGATCAGTATTATAGATAACGAATTTAAAGCTAAagatattcaaattttcaaccCGGCAAGACCAACATATTTTTTGTCTACCGATTCAGATAAAAAACTTAACAGCATCCTCGAAGAATTTAAATCGATGTCAACATGGAGCATTGAATCAATTTTCTTCGTTGTTGATCTCACTAATGGTAAATACTGCAAGAATGCTGCACGAGTGCTACAGACTTTGTGGGATAAGGAGTTACTTTTGTCGTTTTATGTATGCAGCGAACCTCTGAGTGATACAATTCtgatatttacattaaatccTTATGGGCCCCATGCCCCTCAACCTTGGGTAAAAATGGAAACAAATGACCAACTTATAAATCGATCAACTCTCTTTTATCAAGCTTATCTAAATGGTAAGATTCAAACTTTCACATCGACATTCTAATCAACAAATTGTCTAACCCCACGTTTTTTAGGAGATggatttttgacatttttagataGCAATGATCTGAATGAAATTAATTGAGACAATTTGTTGATTAGAACTTCATTATTAGTTAAATTCggaattacaataaatttttaaacgaatcaattttttttagatgacATCATTTGTCAAAACCTTACTTTCGATAAGACAAAAGTCTTAGAAGGCTACCCAGTGAAAGCTGTCGAAACACCAAAATTCAAATTGAACTGGACTCAAGGTGAAGCGTATGGtaaagaaatcttaaaaattaacccattaaattttaaacgtagGTATTTTTCGACATTGTTTTCGCTTATGAATGTAACACCAATCATTTATTTCGACAATGACGGATATTATGTAAATGGAAAAGTTTATGGGTATTTAAAATCACTAGTTAATGGGACCCATGATATTGGTATGGACACGCGACAAATTTCCGCGGTTTCTAATAAGCTTATTGATACAGTTCAATTATACAATGAAAACGGATTGTTAATAGTGatacaaaaaagaaaaattgagattcatgcagaaaatattaataattattatacaatCGATATTGTTACACTATCGGTATTTACTTTGCTGATTACATTCACTGCAATACTCATTTACAGTAAAAGATTCAGCGATACCGTTATAGATATTTTGCAAATATTATTAGGTAGGAATATTATGACGACATTGGAACCATTATCTATGCGTTTTGTTTTCGTAATTGCGACAGTAGTCATTTTCATTGTAAGACCTGGATTAGAACAAACTTTATCGGCTTTAATGTCGGGCCCAGAGCGATATCACGTGGAGAACCTTCATGACTTACACACTTTGAAGTACAATATCTATACTCATACTGTCTTCAAACACTTAATTGAAGACGAAAAATTATGGCTAGGTTCGgaacaaaaatatttgcaCTATATAAATACCTCATCGGATTTCAATTGTTACCATCGAATTTTAAATGACTCCAATGCTGCGTGCATTTCTTCAAGTATTACGTTACTACCGGCTGCAATTAAGTACAAGAATGAAATATATACATCGGGATCGCAAATTTTTAAGACATACTCTTCTTATTGGACCCGGCGTAATTGGGCATTGAAAAAAC
This genomic interval from Cotesia glomerata isolate CgM1 linkage group LG1, MPM_Cglom_v2.3, whole genome shotgun sequence contains the following:
- the LOC123267019 gene encoding uncharacterized protein LOC123267019, with product MWNKKIIWWLLLVHTFNEIGGFLPLLNSRNSVNFDKHQQLGQLIKMCFSNRMNPLVLTENLIDIIDQQSRESMQSSISIIDNEFKAKDIQIFNPARPTYFLSTDSDKKLNSILEEFKSMSTWSIESIFFVVDLTNGKYCKNAARVLQTLWDKELLLSFYVCSEPLSDTILIFTLNPYGPHAPQPWVKMETNDQLINRSTLFYQAYLNDDIICQNLTFDKTKVLEGYPVKAVETPKFKLNWTQGEAYGKEILKINPLNFKRRYFSTLFSLMNVTPIIYFDNDGYYVNGKVYGYLKSLVNGTHDIGMDTRQISAVSNKLIDTVQLYNENGLLIVIQKRKIEIHAENINNYYTIDIVTLSVFTLLITFTAILIYSKRFSDTVIDILQILLGRNIMTTLEPLSMRFVFVIATVVIFIVRPGLEQTLSALMSGPERYHVENLHDLHTLKYNIYTHTVFKHLIEDEKLWLGSEQKYLHYINTSSDFNCYHRILNDSNAACISSSITLLPAAIKYKNEIYTSGSQIFKTYSSYWTRRNWALKKRVNQITSRLTEFGIIEYWNRREHKYPMEKIKALKKIEESSELFQIDFDNLSFVNIFMAMMTILSILVFFIEICRRGGISFSQPRKKKLFLKQKIVIINKRIVILNKYIREP